In the Telopea speciosissima isolate NSW1024214 ecotype Mountain lineage chromosome 2, Tspe_v1, whole genome shotgun sequence genome, one interval contains:
- the LOC122651820 gene encoding 50S ribosomal protein HLP, mitochondrial-like isoform X1 encodes MNAGLISKCSSVGRSMLGGLGNNSQGLLGTSHEIMRMTCNKFLSQQHRTFIQMRTNLKVVDNSGAKRVMCIQALKGKKGARLGDTIIASVKEAQPRGKVKKGDVVYGVVVRAAMQRGRCDGSEIKFDDNAVVLVNKQGEPIGTRVFGPVPHELRKKKHVKILTLAEHIA; translated from the exons TGGGTCGTTCGATGTTGGGTGGCCTTGGCAACAACTCTCAGGGTTTGCTTGGAACTTCACACGAGATAATGAGGATGACATGCAACAAATTCTTATCTCAA CAGCATAGAACGTTCATACAGATGAGGACCAATCTGAAAGTTGTGGATAACTCAGGGGCGAAGCGGGTGATGTGCATACAAGCTCTGAAGGGTAAGAAAGGGGCAAGGTTGGGAGACACAATAATAGCATCAGTAAAGGAAGCCCAGCCTCGGGGCAAAGTGAAGAAAGGGGATGTTGTATATGGTGTGGTTGTGCGTGCTGCTATGCAGAGGGGCCGTTGTGATGGGAGTGAGATCAAGTTTGATGACAATGCAGTAGTCCTTGTCAACAAGCAAGGAGAGCCAATTGGAACTCGAGTATTTGGGCCTGTCCCACATGAGTTGAGGAAGAAAAAGCATGTTAAAATTCTCACTCTAGCAGAGCATATTGCTTGA
- the LOC122651820 gene encoding 50S ribosomal protein HLP, mitochondrial-like isoform X2, with translation MNAGLISKCSSVGRSMLGGLGNNSQGLLGTSHEIMRMTCNKFLSQHRTFIQMRTNLKVVDNSGAKRVMCIQALKGKKGARLGDTIIASVKEAQPRGKVKKGDVVYGVVVRAAMQRGRCDGSEIKFDDNAVVLVNKQGEPIGTRVFGPVPHELRKKKHVKILTLAEHIA, from the exons TGGGTCGTTCGATGTTGGGTGGCCTTGGCAACAACTCTCAGGGTTTGCTTGGAACTTCACACGAGATAATGAGGATGACATGCAACAAATTCTTATCTCAA CATAGAACGTTCATACAGATGAGGACCAATCTGAAAGTTGTGGATAACTCAGGGGCGAAGCGGGTGATGTGCATACAAGCTCTGAAGGGTAAGAAAGGGGCAAGGTTGGGAGACACAATAATAGCATCAGTAAAGGAAGCCCAGCCTCGGGGCAAAGTGAAGAAAGGGGATGTTGTATATGGTGTGGTTGTGCGTGCTGCTATGCAGAGGGGCCGTTGTGATGGGAGTGAGATCAAGTTTGATGACAATGCAGTAGTCCTTGTCAACAAGCAAGGAGAGCCAATTGGAACTCGAGTATTTGGGCCTGTCCCACATGAGTTGAGGAAGAAAAAGCATGTTAAAATTCTCACTCTAGCAGAGCATATTGCTTGA